A single region of the Eulemur rufifrons isolate Redbay chromosome 8, OSU_ERuf_1, whole genome shotgun sequence genome encodes:
- the S100A14 gene encoding protein S100-A14, translating into MGQCRSANAEDAQEFSDVERAIETLIKNFHQYSVEGGKETLTPSELRDLVTQQLPHLMPSNCGLEEKIANLGSCSDSKLEFGSFWELIGEAAKSVKLESPVRGS; encoded by the exons ATGGGACAGTGTCGGTCAGCCAATGCTGAG GATGCCCAGGAATTCAGTGATGTGGAGAGGGCCATTGAGACTCTCATCAAGAACTTCCACCAGTACTCCgtggagggtgggaaggagacgCTGACCCCCTCTGAGCTACGGGACCTGGTCACCCAGCAGCTGCCCCACCTCATGCCG AGCAACTGCGGGCTGGAAGAGAAAATCGCCAACTTGGGCAGTTGTAGCGACTCTAAACTGGAGTTCGGGAGTTTCTGGGAGCTGATTGGAGAAGCAGCCAAGAGTGTGAAGCTGGAGAGCCCTGTCCGAGGGAGTTGA